In Saccharicrinis fermentans DSM 9555 = JCM 21142, a genomic segment contains:
- a CDS encoding RagB/SusD family nutrient uptake outer membrane protein has product MTYKLFKYLALVVVLALTVSCNDWLEETNPNQSDSDSYWKNLTQTDGTLIATYGSLFNHGVLNIREEAWRSDMGFPGYGRPSYSGDGVVWYNQIYTNTNTYITKKWESLYLGIFRANQVIDGLKGLEGSVDNEEWEEQMAQARFLRGLFHFYLHSSFNKGNIIIRDFVPKTTAEYNIPVSASAEVIAFFRSDLRYAYEHLPVSWADEGEIGRATKGAAATILGTSFLYENEIDSAIVKFEDVVNNVSAKYGYELVQDPSLLFTTAGEFNKESIFEIAYSNEFSPEYNTWVEDRTTNRLAADSYANTSSSFFPSCWITWEYLNEPMDSKDSRNYYLSDPEDPASETLRDVPLRASSMIALIQDEQSSYYGKKVWEKATFNIQNGFARYKKYTNHDLLTDENDNPGGRNHSGKNVTVNRLGDVYLMLAECYIKKDDVKSALDLINAVRSRWGLQLIGLSNGDTEHEYNEVSYDAQSLMERLMNIEKPLETSVEGHAIRWFDLRRWGKLEENFKKKANEVYWSDHYTPKDQTKTKWNSTLTAIDPGDSNRQVYKDYEQAAMNFNYELHAWLPIPATEEVSNPNLYK; this is encoded by the coding sequence ATGACATATAAATTATTTAAATATTTAGCACTCGTTGTTGTTCTTGCTCTTACAGTGTCGTGCAACGATTGGTTAGAAGAAACAAATCCGAATCAGTCTGATAGTGATTCGTACTGGAAAAATTTGACACAAACAGATGGTACTTTAATTGCAACTTATGGTAGTTTATTTAATCATGGAGTGTTAAATATTCGTGAAGAAGCTTGGCGTTCAGATATGGGTTTTCCAGGCTACGGACGCCCCTCATATAGTGGTGATGGCGTTGTTTGGTATAATCAAATTTATACCAATACCAATACGTATATCACTAAAAAGTGGGAATCGCTTTACCTTGGTATTTTTCGGGCTAATCAGGTTATTGATGGTCTAAAAGGACTAGAGGGATCGGTTGATAATGAGGAATGGGAGGAGCAAATGGCACAAGCTCGCTTTTTAAGAGGGCTTTTCCATTTTTACTTGCATTCGTCATTTAATAAGGGAAATATAATTATCAGGGACTTTGTGCCGAAAACCACAGCTGAGTATAATATTCCTGTATCAGCTTCGGCCGAGGTAATCGCATTTTTCAGGTCTGATTTACGTTATGCATATGAACATTTGCCAGTGAGTTGGGCAGATGAGGGAGAGATAGGTAGAGCTACCAAAGGTGCCGCAGCAACCATCTTGGGAACTAGTTTTTTATATGAAAATGAAATTGACTCTGCGATCGTTAAATTTGAGGATGTGGTGAATAATGTGTCTGCAAAATATGGATATGAATTGGTTCAAGACCCTTCGCTTTTATTTACAACTGCTGGTGAATTTAATAAGGAGTCTATTTTTGAAATAGCTTATTCTAATGAGTTTAGTCCAGAATATAATACTTGGGTGGAAGATCGTACTACTAACCGACTGGCAGCCGATAGCTATGCAAATACATCGTCTTCTTTTTTTCCTTCTTGTTGGATTACGTGGGAGTATTTAAATGAACCAATGGACAGTAAAGATAGTCGGAATTATTATCTCTCCGATCCTGAAGATCCGGCTAGTGAGACTTTACGTGATGTGCCACTAAGAGCTTCTTCTATGATCGCTTTAATTCAAGATGAGCAGTCGTCTTATTACGGCAAGAAAGTATGGGAGAAAGCAACTTTTAACATACAAAATGGATTCGCACGTTATAAAAAATACACGAATCATGACCTGTTAACAGATGAAAATGATAATCCCGGAGGACGAAACCACTCAGGGAAAAACGTAACGGTTAACCGTTTGGGAGATGTTTATCTGATGTTGGCCGAATGTTACATTAAAAAAGATGATGTAAAAAGCGCTTTAGATTTGATAAACGCTGTACGTAGCAGGTGGGGCCTTCAACTTATAGGATTGAGTAATGGTGATACGGAGCATGAATATAATGAGGTTTCTTATGATGCGCAATCGTTGATGGAGCGATTAATGAATATTGAAAAGCCGCTGGAAACATCAGTTGAAGGGCATGCCATCCGATGGTTTGATCTTAGACGATGGGGGAAATTAGAGGAAAACTTTAAAAAGAAAGCAAACGAAGTATATTGGTCTGATCATTATACACCTAAAGATCAAACAAAAACAAAATGGAACAGTACGCTTACCGCAATCGATCCAGGAGATAGTAATAGACAGGTATATAAGGATTATGAGCAGGCAGCCATGAATTTCAACTATGAATTACATGCCTGGTTACCTATTCCTGCAACTGAGGAAGTGAGCAATCCGAATTTATACAAATAA
- a CDS encoding sulfatase, whose product MKRIPVFLLAVVTLFACNVKSVQHESKGKKPNILFIAIDDLRPELGCYGSPIAITPNIDQLAEQGLLFENAYCQQAICSPSRASLMTGARPESIGVIENYTDFRDVNPDIVTLPQQFIKFGYEAVCLGKVFHGKYNDPDFSWSRLPLKPSIKRLPTKGGFALKENQEFWKRDRDKMVAKYGPDATKNGLAQGPAFECADVPDETYEDGYNTVAAIATLKDMLAKNPEKPFFLGFGIKKPHLNFVAPKRYWDLYDREDISLSSYTEAPINGAAMGLHPSFEMRARAGIPKFGSISDSLARVLKHGYLACVSYADAQVGKVMQALEEAGVRDNTIVILWGDHGWHLGEMGVWGKATNYEIATRVPMIISAPNMPDEIRGVKTGALVELVDMYPTLCELAGVDKPSHLEGQSFAPLLTNPTHDWKKAVFSQFPTPALREWAANPLSKGMRETYFGPLINQVEDRIIVQQGSRWNRNLFENRLMGYGMRTKKYRLIVWKDYTDASAEPIFIELFDHMNDPSETKNIAEENPQVVRTLLQQFNEGWKGNMAEIK is encoded by the coding sequence ATGAAAAGGATACCTGTATTTTTATTAGCAGTAGTGACACTATTTGCTTGCAATGTTAAATCAGTACAACATGAGAGTAAAGGAAAGAAACCTAATATACTTTTTATTGCCATTGACGATCTTCGACCGGAGTTAGGATGTTATGGTTCACCCATTGCTATTACGCCTAATATTGATCAATTGGCTGAGCAGGGCTTACTGTTTGAGAACGCCTATTGTCAACAAGCTATTTGTAGTCCTTCACGTGCCAGTTTAATGACTGGTGCCCGGCCTGAATCTATTGGAGTGATTGAAAATTACACAGACTTTCGTGATGTAAACCCGGATATTGTTACTTTACCTCAACAGTTTATTAAGTTTGGTTATGAAGCAGTTTGTTTGGGGAAAGTTTTTCATGGTAAATATAATGACCCTGATTTTTCATGGAGTAGGTTGCCGCTTAAACCAAGCATCAAGCGACTACCTACTAAAGGGGGGTTCGCATTGAAAGAAAATCAAGAGTTTTGGAAAAGGGATCGTGATAAAATGGTGGCTAAATATGGTCCAGATGCTACTAAAAATGGTTTAGCTCAAGGGCCTGCATTTGAATGTGCTGATGTGCCAGATGAGACCTATGAAGATGGTTATAATACTGTTGCCGCAATTGCAACACTAAAAGATATGTTGGCTAAAAATCCAGAAAAACCTTTTTTTCTTGGGTTTGGTATTAAAAAACCCCATTTGAATTTTGTGGCACCTAAAAGATATTGGGATTTATATGATCGTGAAGATATCTCATTGTCTTCATATACAGAGGCACCAATTAATGGTGCTGCCATGGGATTACACCCTTCTTTTGAAATGAGAGCTAGGGCAGGTATTCCTAAGTTCGGAAGTATTAGTGATTCTTTAGCTCGTGTATTAAAGCATGGTTATTTAGCTTGTGTGAGTTATGCCGATGCCCAGGTTGGTAAGGTAATGCAGGCGTTGGAGGAGGCTGGCGTTAGAGACAATACAATTGTTATTTTATGGGGCGATCATGGTTGGCATCTTGGAGAAATGGGAGTGTGGGGAAAAGCCACTAATTATGAAATTGCTACACGTGTACCGATGATAATTTCTGCGCCTAATATGCCTGATGAAATTAGGGGTGTAAAAACCGGTGCCTTAGTGGAGTTGGTGGACATGTATCCAACGCTTTGTGAGTTAGCAGGCGTAGATAAGCCAAGTCACCTGGAGGGACAAAGCTTCGCTCCTCTATTGACAAATCCTACCCACGATTGGAAGAAAGCTGTATTTAGTCAGTTTCCTACACCCGCACTAAGGGAATGGGCTGCAAATCCACTTTCTAAAGGAATGCGCGAAACTTATTTTGGTCCATTAATAAATCAAGTTGAAGATCGTATTATTGTTCAACAAGGGAGTAGATGGAATCGAAATCTATTTGAAAATCGTTTGATGGGATATGGAATGCGTACAAAAAAATATCGGCTTATCGTATGGAAGGATTACACGGACGCAAGTGCTGAACCTATCTTTATCGAGTTGTTTGATCATATGAACGATCCATCTGAAACAAAA